Proteins from a single region of Hydra vulgaris chromosome 12, alternate assembly HydraT2T_AEP:
- the LOC101235147 gene encoding ras-related and estrogen-regulated growth inhibitor-like protein: protein MRDEPVVIRLAICGAKNSGKSALSVRFLTRRFIGEYDSNQDVIFERSIVLADKKVELQVNDTTEKEWIKNPQKLINWATVIVVVYSITDYGSFLVARNILNALHNIKPLCSELTLLVGNKKDLQHFRTVKKSEAKSLAMTFGIKFIECSAAEDFDEIHGSFTRLFFSHLLLLKNSSDELEEETHPGRRKSFLSTLMPKPNFDQNITNNLEQNIKGLNSAKQPEVKNASNKLSLRRKISGIGSRLVGTQVTK from the exons aTGAGAGATGAGCCAGTTGTAATTCGATTAGCAATTTGTGGAGCAAAAAATAGTGGAAAATCAG CACTCTCGGTGAGATTTCTAACACGAAGATTTATTGGGGAATATGATTCTAACCAAG atgttatttTTGAGAGATCAATTGTATTAGCAGATAAAAAAGTTGAACTGCAAGTAAACGATACTACTGAAAAG gaaTGGATAAAAAATCCTCAAAAGCTTATAAATTGGGCAACAGTAATTGTCGTTGTGTATTCAATAACAGATTATGGAAGCTTTTTAGTGGCACGTAATATATTAAATGCATTGCATAACATAAAACCACTTTGCTCCGAACTAACTTTGCTTGTAGGAAACAAAAAAGACTTGCAGCACTTTAGAACTGTCAAGAAGAGCGAAGCAAAAAGTTTAGCAATGACCTTTGGTATTAAGTTTATTGAATGTTCTGCAGCCGAAGATTTTGATGAAATTCATGGTTCTTTTACACGACTCTTTTTCTCgcatttgttacttttaaaaaatagttcgGATGAATTGGAAGAAGAAACTCATCCGGGAAGaagaaaatcatttctttcaacCCTAATGCCAAAGCCTAATTTtgatcaaaatataacaaataacttggaacaaaatataaaaggtTTGAACAGCGCAAAACAACCGgaagttaaaaatgcaagtaataaattatcattGAGAAGAAAGATTTCTGGAATAGGTTCTCGTTTAGTCGGGACGCAAGTTACAAAGTAG